In Candidatus Margulisiibacteriota bacterium, a single genomic region encodes these proteins:
- a CDS encoding EF-hand domain-containing protein, with amino-acid sequence MVTSLSSSNNDLAGIIWKQLAQSDADGDGKLSKDELQAAMADTVAGTETGTAFDDVFTKIDSDGDGYITKDEFDGFLQSSKPDKDVMRGLVSAEVDKAVANMQQQLWQSLLSQNSSSGDIVAQNGLFSDSLLQEASSSTDSLFSQLDTNQDGTLSKEDFSNLGSTLLGQLQTYNNAAQSGSNLLNLLNTNT; translated from the coding sequence ATGGTAACATCTCTAAGTTCTTCCAACAATGATCTGGCTGGAATTATCTGGAAACAGTTAGCGCAAAGCGATGCTGACGGGGACGGTAAACTGAGCAAGGACGAGCTGCAGGCTGCCATGGCCGATACCGTAGCGGGAACGGAAACAGGGACAGCTTTTGACGATGTATTCACCAAAATAGATTCTGATGGTGATGGCTATATAACCAAGGATGAATTTGATGGTTTTTTACAAAGCAGCAAGCCCGACAAAGATGTAATGAGGGGACTGGTAAGTGCGGAAGTGGACAAAGCCGTAGCCAATATGCAACAGCAGCTTTGGCAGTCACTTTTGTCACAAAACAGCAGTAGCGGTGATATCGTTGCGCAAAACGGACTTTTTTCTGATTCGTTGCTGCAGGAAGCTTCTTCAAGCACAGACAGCTTATTTTCTCAACTCGATACTAATCAGGACGGTACCTTGAGCAAGGAGGATTTCAGTAATCTGGGAAGTACTTTGCTGGGGCAACTGCAAACATACAATAATGCGGCTCAGTCCGGTAGCAACTTGCTTAACTTGTTAAATACAAATACCTGA
- a CDS encoding HD domain-containing protein, which yields MNYKIIAWLNPLNLNDLPFILISQPVSLLEKQLFSIIESNFSPADINELKNAYTNAKLAHARTGAVREGSGVPYIHHPLSVAIFVWYLATMVNFQNVDKKLLLLGAIYHDTIEDTEIFDTKDSGVQFSGFCRLHGEDLGKILLYVTKIPLAIDKKYVKLRNHFKRLHLHQFMFDFIPMESRYIKIADRILNMADLSLTTDEFAKKTIALTEKHFYNVLLYLPEEIKTIFDLHFSRVKAFLK from the coding sequence ATGAACTATAAAATAATTGCCTGGCTGAATCCTCTTAATTTAAATGACTTGCCTTTTATTCTTATCAGTCAGCCTGTTTCCTTATTGGAAAAACAATTGTTTTCTATTATCGAATCCAATTTTTCCCCTGCTGACATAAATGAGCTGAAAAATGCTTATACAAATGCCAAGCTTGCCCACGCCCGCACCGGGGCTGTTCGCGAAGGAAGCGGTGTGCCCTATATTCATCATCCGCTAAGCGTAGCAATATTTGTCTGGTATCTGGCAACAATGGTAAATTTTCAGAATGTTGATAAAAAACTGCTTCTTTTAGGCGCCATTTATCATGATACTATAGAAGACACTGAAATTTTTGACACCAAAGATTCGGGCGTTCAATTTTCCGGTTTCTGCAGGCTGCACGGAGAAGATCTGGGTAAGATTCTGTTATATGTAACAAAAATACCTTTGGCAATAGATAAAAAATATGTAAAATTGAGGAATCATTTCAAGCGTTTGCACCTTCATCAGTTCATGTTTGATTTTATACCGATGGAATCCAGGTATATCAAAATAGCCGATCGCATTCTGAATATGGCTGATCTCAGCTTAACCACTGACGAGTTTGCTAAAAAAACAATTGCTCTAACAGAAAAACATTTTTATAATGTTCTGCTTTATTTGCCTGAAGAAATTAAAACTATTTTCGATTTGCATTTTAGTCGGGTAAAAGCTTTCTTAAAATAA
- a CDS encoding bifunctional methionine sulfoxide reductase B/A protein, giving the protein MKKLFFLFLLIICISFTEVKTMDLSKLTPLQYKVTQQCGTEPAFNNEFWNNKKPGIYVDIVSGEALFSSLDKFDSGTGWPSFFRPIEKNSLVTKEDTTFGMSQTEVKSKVGSHLGHVFNDAPKSEGGLRYCINSASLRFIPLADMAKEGYSRYLYLFDKKPEKTVKTETAIFAGGCFWGLEDLFSKQKGVVKTTVGYTGGTTENPDYSLVKTGSTGHAESIKIEFDPQVTSYENLVVFFFQIHDPTTLDRQGNDIGTQYRSEIFYMTDEQKKIAQKVIDRVNKSKVWGRPVTTKLEKSKKFYTAEDYHQQYLKKHPGGYTCHFIRDKKF; this is encoded by the coding sequence ATGAAAAAACTGTTTTTCCTGTTTTTGTTAATAATCTGTATTTCATTTACGGAGGTGAAAACCATGGACCTGTCCAAATTAACTCCGCTGCAATATAAAGTAACCCAGCAATGCGGCACAGAACCGGCTTTCAACAATGAGTTCTGGAATAATAAAAAACCAGGTATTTATGTGGATATTGTCAGTGGCGAAGCGCTGTTCAGTTCGCTGGACAAGTTTGATTCGGGCACAGGCTGGCCCAGCTTTTTTCGCCCCATCGAAAAAAATTCACTGGTTACAAAAGAAGATACTACTTTTGGAATGTCGCAAACGGAGGTTAAATCCAAGGTTGGTTCACATCTCGGGCATGTGTTTAATGACGCCCCGAAAAGTGAGGGCGGGCTTCGTTACTGCATAAATTCAGCATCATTGCGTTTTATCCCGCTTGCGGATATGGCAAAAGAAGGTTACTCCAGGTATTTATATTTATTTGATAAAAAACCGGAAAAGACTGTTAAAACCGAAACCGCCATTTTTGCCGGCGGCTGTTTCTGGGGCCTTGAAGATCTTTTTTCCAAACAGAAAGGCGTGGTTAAAACTACCGTCGGATACACCGGTGGCACAACCGAAAACCCGGATTATTCCCTTGTTAAAACCGGTAGTACCGGACATGCGGAATCTATAAAGATTGAGTTTGATCCCCAGGTTACTTCTTATGAAAATCTTGTGGTTTTTTTCTTTCAGATACATGACCCCACCACACTGGACAGGCAAGGCAATGACATCGGAACTCAGTACCGTTCAGAAATATTTTATATGACTGATGAGCAAAAAAAGATAGCCCAAAAAGTAATAGATCGTGTGAACAAATCCAAAGTTTGGGGCCGTCCGGTAACTACCAAATTAGAAAAATCCAAAAAGTTTTATACGGCTGAGGACTATCATCAGCAGTATCTGAAAAAGCATCCGGGTGGATATACCTGCCACTTCATTCGCGATAAAAAGTTTTAA
- a CDS encoding methyltransferase domain-containing protein encodes MTHKFDPKHLVFLNNPLRRIVNPPLKILRRIGLKAGDTFIDIGAGGGFYAFPAAKLVGSKGKVYALDSQPEMINVLSRKKSVLKKNNLEVILTTDSDLGIPDGIGSIALLSKVFHEVDNKKEMLLLIKKALNKKGKLAIIEFNKDGSTAFGPPAHERISEVELSGMLERAGFQNIVFSALGRSSYLATANL; translated from the coding sequence ATGACCCACAAGTTTGATCCCAAGCATTTGGTTTTCCTTAATAATCCCTTGCGGCGTATCGTGAACCCTCCGTTAAAAATCTTGCGCAGGATTGGGCTTAAAGCCGGTGACACCTTTATTGATATAGGCGCAGGTGGCGGTTTTTATGCGTTTCCTGCTGCAAAGCTGGTTGGCAGTAAGGGTAAGGTATATGCGCTTGATAGCCAGCCGGAAATGATTAATGTACTTTCCAGAAAAAAGTCAGTGCTTAAGAAAAATAATCTTGAGGTAATTCTGACTACAGATAGTGATCTTGGCATCCCGGATGGTATAGGCTCTATTGCCTTGTTAAGCAAAGTTTTCCATGAAGTTGATAACAAAAAAGAGATGCTGCTTTTAATTAAAAAGGCATTGAACAAGAAAGGCAAACTGGCAATTATAGAGTTTAATAAAGACGGCAGCACTGCATTTGGTCCACCGGCTCATGAAAGGATTAGTGAGGTGGAATTGAGCGGCATGCTGGAGCGGGCAGGATTCCAAAACATTGTGTTTTCAGCCCTGGGCAGATCATCTTATCTGGCCACTGCAAACCTGTAG
- a CDS encoding DUF2892 domain-containing protein gives MKCNVGPVDRVVRIIIGVAIVLVGVIFKSWWGLIGVIPLVTALLGKCLFYMPFGVNTCKKDK, from the coding sequence ATGAAATGTAATGTAGGACCAGTTGATAGGGTTGTGCGAATTATAATTGGCGTGGCTATAGTTCTTGTTGGAGTTATATTTAAGTCCTGGTGGGGGCTTATCGGCGTGATACCTTTGGTAACAGCTCTTTTAGGCAAGTGTCTTTTTTATATGCCTTTCGGAGTAAATACCTGTAAAAAAGATAAATAA
- a CDS encoding DUF2628 domain-containing protein, which yields MHIQLKGKDSGLLKEVKLGFSWTTFFFGFLPALFRGDLKWAIIMLLLALCTFYITWLMFPFIYNKLYIKELLEKGYVPANEQSKTMLINKGIISS from the coding sequence ATGCATATTCAATTAAAAGGTAAAGATAGTGGATTGTTAAAGGAAGTTAAACTTGGGTTTTCTTGGACAACTTTCTTTTTTGGATTTTTACCGGCATTATTCCGTGGTGATTTAAAGTGGGCTATTATTATGCTTCTTCTTGCACTTTGTACTTTTTATATCACATGGTTAATGTTTCCATTTATCTATAACAAATTGTATATAAAGGAACTCCTTGAAAAAGGATACGTCCCAGCTAATGAACAAAGCAAAACAATGCTAATTAATAAAGGAATAATTTCAAGCTAG
- a CDS encoding tetratricopeptide repeat protein, with protein MKSKFFITLLGLLCFSVILAEEIENSNIYFLQGNDKSLRSDYTGAIEDYTVAIELNPENEEAYTARGSCKSIQKGYIEAIQDFTKAIQINSKKEEYYYYRGKAKFSLKDYLEAIKDFSKAIELNPGYADAYCNRGSAKYNVKEDVAAIKDYSKAIELNPKYSEAFYYRGKAKLKPKAYSAAIKDFSKAIELNPRYALAYYARGSAKIMLNDKQGALEDLSIAGELGYIEAYIAIRSIQNF; from the coding sequence ATGAAAAGTAAATTCTTTATTACATTATTAGGTCTTTTGTGTTTTTCTGTAATCCTTGCTGAAGAGATTGAAAATTCTAATATTTACTTCTTACAAGGAAATGACAAGTCCTTACGCTCAGATTACACAGGAGCGATAGAAGACTATACGGTAGCGATCGAGCTGAATCCTGAAAACGAAGAGGCTTATACTGCTCGGGGGTCGTGTAAATCAATACAAAAGGGCTATATTGAAGCCATTCAAGACTTTACTAAAGCAATACAGATTAATTCAAAAAAAGAAGAATATTATTATTATCGAGGGAAAGCAAAGTTTAGTCTAAAAGACTACCTGGAAGCTATAAAAGATTTTAGCAAAGCAATCGAACTTAATCCTGGATATGCAGATGCTTATTGCAATAGAGGATCTGCTAAATACAATGTAAAAGAAGATGTTGCAGCCATAAAAGATTACAGCAAAGCAATCGAACTTAATCCTAAATATTCAGAAGCCTTTTATTATCGAGGGAAAGCAAAGTTAAAACCAAAAGCCTACTCAGCGGCCATAAAAGATTTCAGCAAAGCAATTGAACTTAATCCTAGATATGCGCTAGCTTATTACGCTAGAGGATCTGCTAAAATAATGCTCAACGATAAACAAGGGGCATTAGAGGATTTAAGTATTGCAGGAGAACTTGGTTATATCGAAGCTTACATAGCCATAAGAAGTATACAAAATTTCTGA
- a CDS encoding recombinase family protein, with translation MSSTIKDKLSVKVVGYCRVSTENQREEGTIQIQEKALIDYCRENRLELMALFKDNGVSGGLENRPALSELFDYLENNSDIESVVIFKLDRLARDLYIQEHLIKKLELLDKKLISIKEPNLDSKDPMRKAFRQFMGIVSELEKAFITMRLSGGRINKAKKGGYAGGGPAFGYLAKNKDLKVNDGQTEIVKQIFKIRRYKKLSFAKIARYLNNLGVKTVKGGKWYASTVKYIVGNPIYKGKLRYKDQLNKRKDLGIV, from the coding sequence ATGTCATCAACAATAAAAGATAAATTATCTGTAAAAGTTGTAGGTTATTGTAGGGTCAGCACAGAGAACCAAAGAGAAGAGGGCACTATCCAAATTCAAGAAAAGGCTCTTATCGACTACTGCCGAGAGAACAGACTCGAGCTTATGGCTCTTTTTAAAGATAATGGTGTCAGCGGTGGACTGGAAAACCGTCCAGCCCTTTCAGAACTCTTTGATTATCTGGAAAATAATTCCGATATTGAAAGCGTAGTTATCTTTAAATTAGATCGATTAGCCAGAGATTTATACATCCAAGAACATCTTATCAAAAAATTGGAGTTGTTGGATAAGAAGCTTATCAGTATTAAAGAGCCAAACCTTGATAGCAAAGACCCAATGAGAAAAGCTTTCCGTCAATTTATGGGTATCGTTTCAGAGCTTGAAAAAGCCTTTATTACAATGAGGTTAAGTGGGGGACGAATTAATAAAGCCAAGAAAGGTGGTTATGCTGGTGGAGGCCCAGCATTTGGCTATTTGGCAAAAAACAAAGACTTAAAGGTTAATGATGGACAAACTGAAATCGTTAAACAAATCTTTAAAATTAGACGATATAAGAAATTAAGTTTTGCTAAGATTGCAAGATATCTCAATAACCTTGGAGTAAAAACTGTTAAAGGCGGAAAATGGTACGCCAGTACAGTGAAGTATATAGTAGGGAATCCTATTTATAAAGGAAAGCTAAGATATAAAGACCAGTTAAATAAACGTAAGGACCTAGGGATAGTCTGA
- a CDS encoding helix-turn-helix transcriptional regulator has protein sequence MARADIHFAPDKSILKAAAKVVRDERKKQGLTQESLAIKSGLHWRHIQRFETDKLNPSLCSFISLAKGLGINADDLIKRILNESNK, from the coding sequence ATGGCTCGAGCAGATATCCACTTCGCACCTGATAAATCGATATTAAAAGCAGCAGCTAAAGTAGTTCGTGATGAACGCAAGAAGCAAGGTCTTACACAAGAATCATTGGCAATTAAATCAGGCTTGCATTGGCGACACATCCAACGTTTTGAAACAGATAAACTTAATCCATCTTTATGTTCCTTTATCAGCCTTGCTAAAGGCCTTGGTATTAATGCAGATGATCTTATTAAGCGAATATTAAACGAGTCTAATAAATAA
- a CDS encoding NUMOD4 domain-containing protein: protein MNYVSNLRGSVIPWDERPKYVKGYEKLYIISNRGRIFSVKSQKWLKLSITSKGYEVVSLSKLGVRKKYLVHRLVYGAYIGSCENLRVSHYKEYSYYKIGGLADRKNNAYHRLTIAIPKSLGVNKKKYFREYMREYRKKKKKESLNNK, encoded by the coding sequence ATGAACTATGTTTCCAACCTTCGAGGGTCGGTTATTCCCTGGGACGAAAGACCAAAATATGTTAAAGGATATGAAAAGCTCTATATTATCTCGAATAGAGGAAGAATTTTCTCTGTTAAATCTCAGAAATGGCTTAAACTTAGCATTACTTCAAAAGGATATGAAGTTGTTTCCTTGTCTAAATTGGGAGTGCGTAAAAAGTATCTAGTTCATAGGTTGGTGTATGGGGCATATATAGGAAGCTGTGAAAATTTAAGGGTTTCACATTATAAAGAATATAGTTATTACAAAATTGGAGGGCTAGCTGATAGAAAAAATAATGCGTATCATAGATTAACTATTGCTATTCCCAAATCGTTAGGAGTAAATAAAAAAAAGTATTTTCGTGAGTACATGAGAGAATATCGTAAAAAAAAGAAAAAGGAATCTCTTAACAATAAATGA
- a CDS encoding phage/plasmid primase, P4 family — translation MFRPNNNNNYYAMFEDQTLIADLKKNGKITEFGHAPKPINPILAKTANEEGYGIFFPIQETLPNRRALKDITAIRCWAIDLDNGSKNELTELIYKSPLKPSLIVETKNGFHVYFYANEKIVINNENREEMIKRYREIVEKRLVPFFRLKDEKGNLIYQKDQKGNKKEVGADGNAKDLSRMLRVPGYYHCKDNNNRFLVKVVAENGASYSEQQMLESFPVNETKPENPQEKSKNLKEPTTPSLYQLSKFDSKKGLELLSGTEAVGFEEYSFKPNSNGTLQIFVNGNSSSCWITKEGFIGSHDKGGPTLVQWLKYFGHDSKKICEITKHVFGFDNNLSEQNIANLLTIDDSIIYDSHGFYMYLKDKGVWESISNEYIGKRIIVLLNKFAFSPKNRDLDNTINFMKKYFLPSTSKGKKSVLNQNKDIFVLKNTILNLKILVPQPFNKELYSTIQVDYTYNPKAQCHRWEKFISEVLPDPKLQLLIQEIAGYCLTAETKHHKAFFLVGDGRNGKSVFLNILIKMVGKQNCSHVDYSKLEDNFGLATMVNKLLNVSSEISGLFKKETENYKKIVGGDPVEINEKHKPQYETTLFCKLVYAANSLPASADRTYGFFSKFLIIPFEQRFTEKLGNQDKDLSLKLEEELSGIFNWALTGLQRLNNQNFFTESEKSENVRHEYEKDSNNFLIFFEDTFEASETGNINAGILYKLYKEYCEENTYKPFSKRTVGIELSKFPFFSKSKINNELFYFGFTTIKGEKLND, via the coding sequence ATGTTTAGACCAAATAACAATAATAATTATTATGCGATGTTTGAGGATCAGACTCTTATTGCCGATTTAAAAAAAAATGGAAAAATCACAGAATTTGGTCATGCACCAAAACCTATAAATCCTATTCTTGCTAAAACAGCAAATGAGGAGGGTTATGGAATTTTTTTTCCAATTCAAGAAACGCTACCAAATAGAAGAGCTTTAAAAGATATTACGGCAATTCGTTGTTGGGCAATAGACCTTGATAATGGCTCGAAAAATGAGTTGACAGAATTAATATATAAATCACCACTTAAACCAAGCTTAATTGTCGAAACCAAGAATGGTTTCCATGTATATTTCTATGCTAACGAGAAAATAGTAATAAACAATGAAAATCGAGAGGAAATGATTAAGCGATACAGGGAAATCGTTGAAAAACGTCTTGTTCCCTTTTTTCGCTTGAAGGATGAGAAAGGAAATCTCATATATCAAAAGGATCAAAAAGGAAATAAAAAAGAAGTTGGCGCTGATGGCAATGCTAAGGATTTATCAAGGATGCTTCGAGTCCCTGGATATTATCATTGTAAAGATAACAATAACCGTTTCTTGGTTAAAGTCGTCGCGGAGAATGGGGCTAGTTATAGTGAACAACAAATGCTTGAGTCTTTTCCTGTTAATGAAACAAAACCTGAAAACCCACAAGAGAAATCAAAAAACTTAAAAGAGCCTACAACTCCATCATTATATCAACTTTCAAAATTTGATAGCAAAAAGGGTCTTGAGCTTCTTTCGGGAACTGAGGCTGTAGGCTTCGAAGAATATTCTTTTAAGCCAAATAGCAATGGGACCTTACAAATTTTTGTAAATGGAAACAGCTCAAGTTGTTGGATAACAAAAGAAGGATTTATTGGAAGCCACGATAAAGGTGGACCGACTCTTGTTCAGTGGCTGAAGTATTTTGGCCATGATTCCAAGAAAATCTGTGAAATTACCAAACATGTTTTTGGATTTGATAATAACTTGAGTGAACAAAACATTGCAAATCTATTAACTATCGATGATTCAATAATTTATGATTCTCATGGATTTTATATGTACCTTAAAGATAAAGGAGTTTGGGAAAGTATTTCTAATGAGTATATAGGTAAACGAATTATTGTTTTGTTAAATAAATTTGCTTTCTCACCAAAAAACAGAGATTTAGATAATACCATCAATTTTATGAAAAAGTATTTTCTACCTTCAACATCGAAGGGTAAAAAAAGTGTTTTAAATCAAAACAAAGATATTTTTGTTTTAAAAAATACCATATTGAATCTCAAGATACTAGTTCCCCAACCTTTTAACAAGGAGCTATATTCGACGATACAAGTAGACTACACATATAATCCAAAGGCGCAATGCCATCGCTGGGAAAAGTTTATTTCAGAAGTTCTTCCCGACCCAAAGTTACAATTATTAATTCAGGAAATTGCCGGCTACTGTTTAACAGCTGAGACAAAACATCACAAAGCGTTTTTTCTGGTTGGAGATGGACGAAATGGAAAGTCTGTTTTTTTAAATATTTTAATAAAAATGGTCGGCAAACAAAATTGCTCACATGTCGACTATAGTAAATTGGAGGATAATTTTGGTTTGGCTACTATGGTGAATAAGTTGTTAAATGTGAGCAGTGAGATCAGTGGATTATTCAAGAAAGAAACAGAGAATTATAAAAAAATTGTTGGTGGCGACCCTGTTGAGATAAACGAGAAACACAAACCGCAGTATGAAACAACGCTTTTTTGTAAGCTAGTATATGCTGCCAACAGCCTTCCAGCTTCGGCGGATCGAACATATGGTTTTTTCTCCAAATTCTTAATAATTCCTTTTGAACAGAGGTTTACCGAGAAACTTGGAAATCAGGATAAGGATTTATCCTTAAAACTCGAGGAAGAACTGTCAGGAATATTTAATTGGGCTCTTACAGGGTTACAAAGGTTAAATAACCAGAATTTTTTTACGGAATCAGAAAAATCAGAAAATGTCCGTCATGAATATGAGAAGGACTCAAATAATTTCTTGATTTTTTTTGAAGATACCTTTGAAGCGTCTGAAACCGGCAATATAAACGCTGGTATCCTTTACAAATTGTATAAAGAATATTGTGAAGAAAATACATATAAACCATTCTCAAAAAGAACAGTTGGCATTGAATTAAGCAAATTTCCTTTCTTTTCTAAGAGTAAGATAAATAATGAACTCTTCTATTTTGGGTTTACAACTATTAAAGGAGAGAAACTTAATGACTAA
- a CDS encoding site-specific integrase yields the protein MAFIKTISGKKGVTYHIDEYINGKRRSKKIPARNMKEAKEFLNSYLWERVNFKTPSLMMKDILFSELAKEYREFSMTRKTVVTLSREQSIIKILNTEIGNMLLKQINSNIVEALQTKWSNHGKANKTINNRTVLLSSILNYAITKEYIPYALKIKPLKTDIIRPKFYTDGELKLILESADEMLGNIIKVLINTGLRTNELRHLKWEDIDFKNKLLRVEKSKSHKFRVVPINNKLLELLNFLRKKKTHKQIYLFEFNEGLPINDYYHKFKRLLKKLNISGDVHQFRHTFATQLVERNANIYEVQHLLGHASVQTTQRYAHVKQDKLFQTVNLLCG from the coding sequence GTGGCGTTTATCAAAACAATTTCTGGTAAAAAAGGCGTTACTTACCACATTGATGAGTATATCAATGGTAAACGTCGCAGCAAAAAAATCCCTGCACGGAATATGAAAGAAGCTAAGGAGTTTTTGAATAGTTATCTTTGGGAAAGGGTCAACTTCAAAACCCCTAGTCTGATGATGAAAGATATTCTGTTTAGTGAGTTAGCAAAAGAATATAGGGAATTCTCCATGACAAGGAAAACAGTTGTTACTTTGTCCAGAGAACAGTCGATTATAAAAATCCTCAATACAGAAATTGGCAATATGTTGCTTAAACAAATTAATTCAAATATTGTCGAAGCTCTTCAAACAAAGTGGAGCAATCATGGTAAAGCCAATAAAACCATAAATAATAGAACAGTATTGCTATCATCCATATTAAACTACGCTATAACAAAAGAATACATACCTTATGCCCTCAAAATTAAACCTTTAAAAACAGATATTATCAGACCAAAATTCTATACTGATGGTGAGTTAAAACTAATTCTCGAAAGTGCTGATGAAATGTTAGGTAACATTATTAAGGTTCTAATAAATACAGGGCTAAGAACAAATGAACTAAGACATTTAAAATGGGAAGACATTGATTTTAAGAATAAATTATTAAGAGTTGAAAAATCAAAATCTCACAAATTCCGTGTAGTCCCAATAAACAATAAACTTCTAGAGTTATTGAATTTCTTAAGGAAAAAGAAAACACACAAACAAATATATCTCTTTGAATTTAATGAGGGCTTACCTATAAATGACTATTACCATAAATTTAAACGGTTATTAAAAAAGCTAAATATATCGGGCGATGTGCATCAGTTTCGCCATACTTTCGCCACACAATTAGTAGAGAGAAACGCTAACATTTACGAAGTCCAACACCTTCTTGGTCACGCCAGTGTTCAGACTACCCAGCGTTATGCCCACGTTAAACAGGATAAACTATTTCAGACAGTTAATCTGTTGTGTGGTTGA
- a CDS encoding FRG domain-containing protein codes for MKIGSTKTFIDALNNITTSDDYELFFRGHSQEKKYSLIPAIYRPKYINFLRNEDRIFREILSYLPEDFRNEKTTFDCLVKMQHYSIPTRLLDLTKNPLVALYFAARKDIKLRGEVVVLKIPKKEIRHFESDSVSIVSNLSKRPFNFDISGYKINRINIFNKKKEISYLLHEIKSEKPYFLSIIEPKTIGSVLCVNPKMNNQRILRQEGAFLLFGINQTKEMPATIQKDWILFNSEKKKFLIYQKEKILNELNRVGINERFLFPELDKQAEFLKAKYA; via the coding sequence ATGAAAATTGGTTCGACTAAAACTTTTATTGATGCTTTAAATAACATAACAACAAGTGATGATTATGAGTTGTTTTTTCGAGGCCATTCACAAGAAAAAAAATATAGTTTGATTCCTGCAATTTATAGGCCTAAATATATAAATTTTTTAAGGAATGAGGATCGAATATTCAGAGAAATTCTTTCATATCTGCCTGAAGATTTCAGAAATGAAAAAACTACATTTGATTGTCTTGTAAAAATGCAACATTATTCAATACCTACTAGACTGTTGGATTTGACAAAAAATCCTCTTGTAGCCCTTTACTTTGCAGCGAGAAAAGATATAAAATTAAGAGGCGAAGTAGTCGTTCTTAAAATACCCAAAAAAGAAATTCGTCATTTTGAAAGTGACAGTGTTTCAATTGTATCAAATCTTTCAAAACGTCCATTCAATTTTGATATTTCAGGATACAAGATCAATCGAATTAATATATTCAACAAGAAAAAAGAGATAAGCTACCTTCTTCATGAAATAAAAAGTGAAAAACCATATTTTTTGTCAATTATTGAGCCAAAAACGATTGGTTCCGTTTTATGTGTTAACCCCAAAATGAATAATCAAAGAATACTACGACAAGAAGGTGCATTTCTTTTGTTTGGTATTAATCAAACAAAAGAAATGCCTGCAACAATTCAAAAAGATTGGATATTATTTAATAGCGAAAAGAAAAAATTTTTAATCTATCAGAAAGAAAAAATTTTGAATGAATTAAATCGCGTAGGCATAAACGAAAGGTTTTTATTTCCGGAGCTAGATAAACAAGCAGAATTTTTAAAGGCAAAATACGCTTAA